CCGATATAAACCTAATGATTACAGAGAATGTCTGTTTTTTCCGGattgcaaattaaaattaattcaaccTGAAAGAGCGTTACAGGATTTGCGAAAGtgtaattgtacaaatattttagagGCAGAATTGCAACATTCTGATCTTATTCCCGCTAAATACGAAGGTAGACTATATCTAATTTTCCTTAAAACAATATCATTTACTTTCTAACGAAGTTTCGTCACCATTAACGacagtaaaaaattgttgaattgTTCGATTTCTTGTATAAAGGTGGCTTAAAAATCTGGGAGTGCAGTTACGATTTAGGCCAatacttattaaaaaatatcgaatttcaagATAAATTTGTTTTGGACTTAGGATGCGGTACCGGTATTATTGGCCTTGTTGCTCttcttaaaaattccatcgttCATTTTCAAGATTATGTTCGTATTTATCATGATATGTTCATGATAAAAGTTCATAAAGTtgattttacgattaattacCATTGCAGAATGTAGAGGTAATTAAAACTGTAACGATCCCGAacgttttattgaattttgaggaTCGAGAGAGCGTATTAAATAGGTGTCAATTTTTTTGCGGTGATTGGGAATCGTTCACAAAATTGCGTGATTCTAACAATGGGGATGAATTCGTAGAATACGATCTGATTTTCACAAGTGAAACAATTTATAACCCCGataatcataaaaaattgtacgaagTTTTCAAACATAGGCTTAAAGCGAATGGCGTTGGGCAAGTACAATTATTATCTAATCTTGGTTTCGACTTTTATGGGAACACAATATAACATTGGCTCACGTGATGTTCTTAGGTTTATTGCCggtaaaagttattatttcgGTGTCGGTGGAGGAATGAGGCAATTTCAGAACCTAATAGAGGAAGATGCTATTTTTGACGTTGAGATAGTGTGGCAAAATAGAGAGGGTATTTTTCTAAACAAgcaacaattatatatatatatatatatatatgtaattatatttgtatattatgtatatatatacatttttaggaTTACTAagagaaattctaaaaattacaaGGAAACAACAATCTTAGGCTGATCCAGaacttattattttagaagcattattctttttgtaatttgtaaaacaagaaatattatttaataaaaaatatcctttCTTATATTATCTACGGAGATAATCTTTCATAAACCCATCCGTTATCTCCCTGATGGAGTAATACATCGTCGATTTTTTCGTTTGGCATAGGCCGTCTGAAACGAATTCTATCGTGTAAACGATCGCTTTGACCTTGCCAAAATTCTACGGAATGTGGAATAATGATATACCCTCCCCTAAAAATTAGATTAGATTATTATCGTACATGatgcatttttaataatttatcgaattaccaGCAGTCTGGCCTTTTAACTTGTCCCTCTGGGAACTGTGCCAGTAAT
The DNA window shown above is from Bombus pyrosoma isolate SC7728 linkage group LG7, ASM1482585v1, whole genome shotgun sequence and carries:
- the LOC122568998 gene encoding histidine protein methyltransferase 1 homolog isoform X2; this translates as MKVEVSESELQIENRYKPNDYRECLFFPDCKLKLIQPERALQDLRKCNCTNILEAELQHSDLIPAKYEGGLKIWECSYDLGQYLLKNIEFQDKFVLDLGCGTGIIGLVALLKNSIVHFQDYNVEVIKTVTIPNVLLNFEDRESVLNRCQFFCGDWESFTKLRDSNNGDEFVEYDLIFTSETIYNPDNHKKLYEVFKHRLKANGVGFIAGKSYYFGVGGGMRQFQNLIEEDAIFDVEIVWQNREGLLREILKITRKQQS
- the LOC122568998 gene encoding histidine protein methyltransferase 1 homolog isoform X1 is translated as MFKFGFFENKEDEVRGEDTKKSTINWIPASQVEVSESELQIENRYKPNDYRECLFFPDCKLKLIQPERALQDLRKCNCTNILEAELQHSDLIPAKYEGGLKIWECSYDLGQYLLKNIEFQDKFVLDLGCGTGIIGLVALLKNSIVHFQDYNVEVIKTVTIPNVLLNFEDRESVLNRCQFFCGDWESFTKLRDSNNGDEFVEYDLIFTSETIYNPDNHKKLYEVFKHRLKANGVGFIAGKSYYFGVGGGMRQFQNLIEEDAIFDVEIVWQNREGLLREILKITRKQQS